DNA sequence from the Candidatus Falkowbacteria bacterium genome:
GCCGGAGCGGGACTTGGAGCATCAGCTCTGGGTGCGCCCTCACCCGCCGTAACTTCTAGCTGCTCATCGATGACCGCTTCGATCGTCAGGCTAGTCGAATAAGTCTCGTGTAGCACCCGCTCCAAAAGCGACTTGATACTCGGATCCATGATGCGATCCTTGTGGAATTTGTATTTGAAAGCCAGGCACAGCTCGTTGCCGTTGAGACTCTTCGGCTGGCAGACTTTCAGGATGAAAGATAATGAATGATTGTAAGTCTTGATGCGGACCAGGAACTCGTTCCATTTAGACAGGATAAGCTCGTAATCGAGATTTCCGGAACTGATCACCTCGCTCTTAGGCGCTTGGACTTCAGGCGCCGGCGCGGCCTTGGCCGCCGAAGCGGAGCCGCCAACGGACGGAATGGCGATGGCTGCCGGCTGGGCTGGGGCGGTACAGATGCGGGCGATCATCAGCTCGAGCGGTAATTGGACGATGAAGCTTGATTTGAGTTCTGAAGCCGCCTTGATGCTATGTTCCAGGAAAGCCAGTAATTGTTCTTGCGTCAAGCCTTTGCTGATCTGACTCAGGCGCATCTCCAGAGCCTCGCCCAATTCCAGGCCGAGCCAGTCGGATAAGGCCGGATTGATTTTCATGAGCATCAGCTTGCGCAGCATCTCGATGACATCGACCATGAAGACCTTGATATCGACGCCTTCATCTAACAGCTTGTTGACCAAACGGATACCGGAGGCGGCGTCCTTGTTGGACAGTATCTCGATCAGGCTAGCTACTTCACCGAGGTCGCTCCTCGGGATGACCAGGTCGGCATCGGCCTGTGAAATTTCCTTGCCGCCCAGATTGACCAGCTGGCCCAAGAGGCTCTCGGCATCGCGCATATGGCCGTCGGCATGTCGGGCGATCGATTCCAGAATGTTCTTCTCAACCTTGATATCTTCCTGATTCACGATGTGGGTCAGTTTGCGCACGACTTCACTCAAGCTGATCCGCTTGAAATCGAAGCGCTGGCAACGGGAGATGATGGTGGCCGGCACCTTGTGGACTTCGGTCGTGCAAAGGACGAACAGGACGAATTCTGGCGGTTCTTCCAAGGTTTTCAGAAGCGCGTTGAACGCAGCCGTCGAAAGCATATGGACTTCGTCGATGATGAAGACTTTACGTTTGAACCTCGACGGCGCGACGCGCGCACTGGCAATAATGTTCTCGCGGACGTTGTCGACGCCGGTATGGCTGGCAGCATCGATCTCGATCACGTCGAAACTCCGTCCGGCGCTGATCTCGACGCAAGCGTCGCAGACGCCGCACGGTTCGTATTGTTCCGGCTTGCGGTTCAAGCAGTTGGCTGCCTTGGCCAGTACGCGGGCTAGCGTCGTCTTGCCGACGGCGCGCGGGCCGCAAAAAAGATAGGCATGCGCCAGCTTATCGGCCACCAGCTCATGCTGCATGATGACCTTGATATGGTTCTGTCCTACTACCTCGGCAAAATTCTGCGGCCGGTACTTGCGGTATAGCGTTGCCATATTTTATCAAAAAAATAAATGTCTCGGATTAATAAAAAAGCCAGAGGCTTTTCGTATGGTCGGGAATCGATGCCCCTTGGCCATAAAAACAGCGCCCATGGCGCATTCGCGATATACCGGTATTTTAACGGTAATACCGCCACAAATCAAGCTGACCAAGCAAAAAGAGCCTTTATCGAGGCTCTTTTGCTAATATTAGTCAAGCTATTTTTTGATGATATTCTCTACGGCCGCCCAGCGGGATTCGCCGTCTTTGGGTACCAGGATGACCACCTCGTCGCCGTCATCGCCCTTGAAGTAAGTGATGCTGGCATTGAGCAGCCGCCAGGTCTTGCCGTCGACGATGGCCAGGAAGTCGTTCTCCCCTGACCGGCGCAACTGGCCGACCAGGCGCGTCCGTTCGATCGGACCGATCTGCTTGTAGAGGAACGTACCGTTCTTGGTGATGACCAGCTTCAGCCGGTCGCCTTCGACCAACTTTGATTTTGAGGCATAGTTGGCCGAGACATGATACTCGTGCCCGTCCGGACCGATCATGTTGACGCCATCGAAGACGCCTTCGATCACATTGCCATCCTCTGCTTCTTGGCTGGTGGCTCGGATGCTTGTAGCCAGAAGGTCCAGTTGTTCAGTCGAAACGGAACCGTTGTCCAGAAGCTTCAGAAGTTGCTCGCTCGATTCCTTGATATTGGAAAGGAGCTTGCGGATGATGTCGACTTTGTTCTGATTCAGGGTCAGCTGGCTGTCTTCGGCCGGAGCTGGCTCGTCAGTATCCATTTGTGAAAGTTCTTCAGTGACATCCAAGATTTCTTGGTCTTCAGCATTCTGCATGTCCATAGTTTTTGCTTTTATTTTTAGGTTTTGTTATGTTAGCGAATTTTATTTTTTTTGTAAACATCGCCCGGGACCCCAAAATCACGAAAGCGGCTAGACTTTAGCCGCTATCTTGGTTTTCTTGACCAGAGTGACCCCGGCTTTGGCTTTCCGGGCAATCTCTCGTTCAAGTATCTTGCTGATGCGATCGACGACCTGGGTCGGCGTAAAGTCGGCTTTGACCAGATAATCAGCGGTGCCGATATCGAAAA
Encoded proteins:
- the dnaX gene encoding DNA polymerase III subunit gamma/tau, which gives rise to MATLYRKYRPQNFAEVVGQNHIKVIMQHELVADKLAHAYLFCGPRAVGKTTLARVLAKAANCLNRKPEQYEPCGVCDACVEISAGRSFDVIEIDAASHTGVDNVRENIIASARVAPSRFKRKVFIIDEVHMLSTAAFNALLKTLEEPPEFVLFVLCTTEVHKVPATIISRCQRFDFKRISLSEVVRKLTHIVNQEDIKVEKNILESIARHADGHMRDAESLLGQLVNLGGKEISQADADLVIPRSDLGEVASLIEILSNKDAASGIRLVNKLLDEGVDIKVFMVDVIEMLRKLMLMKINPALSDWLGLELGEALEMRLSQISKGLTQEQLLAFLEHSIKAASELKSSFIVQLPLELMIARICTAPAQPAAIAIPSVGGSASAAKAAPAPEVQAPKSEVISSGNLDYELILSKWNEFLVRIKTYNHSLSFILKVCQPKSLNGNELCLAFKYKFHKDRIMDPSIKSLLERVLHETYSTSLTIEAVIDEQLEVTAGEGAPRADAPSPAPAAEAPAKPENDKMIDNLLKAFGGKVVG